The proteins below come from a single Natranaerobius trueperi genomic window:
- a CDS encoding HDIG domain-containing metalloprotein, producing MENNIPTRAEAYELLRKYVNDERQINHALAVEATLVHFAEKFDEDVQKWGTIGLIHDLDYELYPEQHCHKVRELLEKEKWPEEYIRAIESHGWKICTDVEPKETMEKVLYTVDQLTGLITATALVRPSKSIMDVKTKSVKKKWKQTEFASGVDREVISRGAEMLGMDLNELIEETIKAMQKEAEALGLNG from the coding sequence ATGGAAAATAATATTCCAACTAGAGCTGAAGCTTACGAACTTTTACGGAAATATGTAAATGACGAGCGTCAGATTAACCATGCTTTAGCTGTAGAAGCAACATTGGTTCACTTTGCAGAAAAGTTCGATGAAGATGTACAAAAGTGGGGAACAATAGGCCTCATTCATGATTTAGATTATGAATTATACCCTGAACAGCATTGCCATAAAGTTAGAGAACTATTAGAAAAAGAAAAGTGGCCAGAAGAGTACATAAGAGCAATTGAGAGCCATGGTTGGAAGATTTGTACTGATGTAGAACCAAAAGAAACTATGGAAAAAGTATTGTATACTGTTGATCAATTAACTGGTCTTATAACTGCAACTGCACTTGTGAGACCAAGTAAGAGTATTATGGATGTTAAAACAAAATCTGTTAAAAAGAAGTGGAAACAAACAGAGTTTGCTTCAGGTGTTGATAGGGAAGTAATTTCAAGAGGTGCAGAGATGTTAGGTATGGATCTTAATGAACTAATTGAAGAAACGATAAAGGCTATGCAAAAAGAAGCTGAAGCTTTAGGGTTAAATGGCTAA